The genomic stretch TGCGGAAACCTTCCCCGAACACAGCGCCGGCCGTCCTGAAACACATCATGACCCCAGTCACATAACCACATCTACACCTGCTCATAACTGCATTTTTAATTCTGGTACAATTATAAATATTGTgcgtatagtttattttattgtgCAGTATATTGCTATAGTATTTGATATATATACAGCTATTATTGTCCAGCACAAGTGTGTAAGTGAATTCATGTCCGAGCATCAGATTTAAGTGTGAACGTGGACGCGCTGCTCTGAGTATTTCAGAAACCGCTGATCTACTGGGATGaacacacacaaccatctctagggttcacagagaatggtccgaaaagagacaatatccagtgagcagcagttgtgtggatgaaGATGCTCCTGTCAGGACACGAGAAGATTGGAGAAACGGTGTCTGCTCTGACGAGTCTGGATTTCTGAGtctcacagtcaccagatctcaaagCAGTAGATCagatttgggatgtggtggaacgggagattcttATCATGGATGAGCAGCTAACACATCTCCATCAACTGTGTGATTCTGTCATCTCAGTATGGAccaaatctctgaggaatgtttccaacaccttgttgaatctgtgCCATGAAGAATTAGAGGAAGTGTATATTAAGTAAGTAATAATACCGTATGGACTCGAGGACGGTCTGTCTGTGTTCGGCCGCCTTCAGTCGGATCTGTTCACGGATGATGTCAGCGTTCTCTCGCTCCACCCGTGCGCGAGCTTTAGACTCCGCCTCCACACGCAGCATCTCGTTCTTGTGCCGCAGATCCATCTCGTGCTCGATGGTCGctggggaaacacacacacaatcacctTCAGACGACGGAGAACACAAGCGCCGAATTCTTCAGAATGATATCAGCTGGTCGGACCTTTCCtcatggcttcctgtttcagcacAGACTCTTCCTGTTTGCGCAGGTTCTCCTCGTTCAGGAGTTGCTGTGGAGGAACAGAGGTGTTAGACTGACGCGTGTCAATCAGGAGTCAGAGAATCTGCAGAAACACACCTGCTGCCGGAGCTGGTCATCGTACCGCTGCCGCGCCAGTTTGTCCTGATACTGCGCCCTCTGTGGACGAAACCATCTTCATCACCATCATGACATCACATCATCACCATCATGACATCACCATCTTCATCACCATCATGACATCACATCATCACCATCACTCCATCACCATCCTCATCAACATCatgacatcacatcacatcatcaccatcatcacatcacatcacatcagaaGTGTGTCTCACCGCCTGGTGTTGTTTGGTCTCCTCGTTCAGAGTCTTCCTGCGCTCCTCAGCCTGGATGCGGATCTGATCTCCCTTCAGCTGCTCCAGCGCCGCCTCGtactcctgcaacacacacacacacacacacacacacacacacacagagtaaaacTCTAGAAGCTAATAACGAACGATCGCCTCTGTGTCCACTGTGGGATAGAACAATAAAACAGGCCTTCActcatttatttcacaattcagacCTTTTTCTCCTCGctattctgactttttccttgCAATTGTGAAATAGTCACAATGACCTCTTTTCTTTTATTCATGGCAGAAAAAAACTCTtgcaaaatgaattaaatattcaagatatcattacttaaaaataataaataaatattaacaatattgtAAACAATGTATTTTGTGGCATTGTGAAAACACTTTATCAAGgagatttataaaaatgtaataatttctacCTAATAATAAAGAAACGCCTGACACACatctctaactctagcactctctattctattaTAATTCTATTCATACTTGTCTTCTCTTGTATCTAGTCTTCTTTTGACTTGTTTTATTGGAAACAGACCCTCCTCTAACACTAGCGTCCCTCGTTCTTCTCTAGATCTCTTTCATTGATGATAAAACACCTGTGCTGGTGTGCTGAGACGGGTCACTTCATACTGATGCTCGCGTGTTGTTTCTGATTGTTTCTACAGGATCAAGAGTCTGCTACGTCAGAACTGTGAGCCGAACTCTGAGCTGTCTGTGCTTGCTGTGTATAGGTCAGGGTCAGGCTGGTGAAGGCCCGGATGAGGAGTACCTTGACACGGCTCTGGTGCTCCAGCTGCACGGTCTGCTCCTGCATGCGCGCCAGGTCCAGAGCCTCTTTGGCGTGACCTGCGGTCACAGGGGTCAAACATCGTCAAACAGCACTGACCTTTGACCTAATGCCCTTCATACACTCGGCTCTGTTACTCACGCGATCGGTCCAGCTCTTTGGCCGCCTGCGCCGCGCGCTCCAGTCCCGTCGGGTCGAAGTTGCTCCATTTGTCCTTGGATTTGTCACCGGAACCGGAGCCGCCGCCGGccgcaggaggaggaggaggagcgggCGGGACCGGGGCGTCCGGCGGAGCGCCGCTCTGACCTTTGTTGAGCCCGAAGAGCCACGACATGATCCGCTGACAGACGCTGAATGACCGGACTCACACACGCTTCTACCGGGCGCACGAGTGTCACGCCGCGCTCTGCGCACGCGCACTGCTCCTGACGCGCCGCCGCGCTGCGCTGATTGGCTGACGCGCTCGTCCTTCAGAAGGTCAGGGAGGAGGCCACGCCCCTCGACGCGTCAGATTCAGATTGTAGCGTCACGGGCGGaagtttccaaggcaacatttctcatttttaatctGATGTATTAAACTAAATAAGCACAGacgcattaaaaaaagtaataaaaattataactttgaactgaaaatattaataaaagctttAATTGTATGTAGATGATAGGACAGTGTTTTTCTGTAATTTGATAAATTGTGTAATTTTAATTCACAGTCTGTATTAATATCAATCAATGATGTTTATTTCGGTCCCTACAGACAGCTTTTCacagtaagtaaataaattaacattaacaacaaGCCTGGCTTATTAAGCTTACCCTTTATTCAGATTTAACAGATACGTCACTTTTCCACTAGATTTGATCAAACAAGATAAACACACGTTACAGATTACATTTCCCCAGATCTACATACTACAAACATAATTACAGAAATACACATTCAAAATGAGTCGCATAATTATTGAAcaccatgttttcttttacattttcttaaatttgCAAAGTGAAGTTCATAATTTTCAGAACTGTTCCAGATTTACGCCTTTGACagatatacattatatacactgAATATAATTCTGTGTTATCTGACAGCTCATATTAGCAACCGAAAGctataacatataataaaatacactaaaaagtaatcaaaactatatgaacatttttaaaacacaattaactcaaattaaaatgaaagcagaaaatataaaaataataaaagtataacaGTATTtcattgatactaaaataacactggttaatAATAGAAATAACGCAACTTTATTATGAgctatttcatttattaaatattctaaTCATAGATTATTTATAACATATCATCTACATGAGTGATCAAATATAATGTTTCAGAATGAATGAAAATAACTCAAAACATTAAATGTAGTTATTTTCTAGACCAATGTTTATTGACATATATTCATGTTTAATTGTATTGCATTTATATGGTTTTATCAATCACTAAACATGCTTACATAagtcaaatatatatttgcattcatATGGAGGTCATTTTTCCACAATTATTTAATGTACAGTAAGTAACTATCATGATAGAATGATATGATCTTTAGCTAAGACTGTATATGTAATTTGTAATGGCTCAGTTTTTGACGGTATGAAGTGTGACTCCACAAGACATGATGGTGGTCAGAAATACAACACAGCAGCCATTAAACAGGAAAAGGCTTTAATGATGTtgatgaacacacacaaatgacACTTATTTACAGGAACAGATCCAGACAGAGGTCAGCAGGGCACATGATCAGctgcgctgtgattggctgattccCTGCAGCTGTGTGATGCGAGAGAAGACGCCGGGTGGCTCCGCCCCCTCCCCCAGCGCGGCTCTGAGGCCCTCGGTCCGGCGCGCGTGGGCCAGAGCGGTCAGCGCCTGGAAGGAGCGCGGCTCGGTGATGGACAGGTCACACAGCACACGTCTGTTCAGCTCCACGCTGCACTGTGAGCACAGACAGAgggtcagcacacacacacacacacacgccgggACTCATCTGACCGGCGTCACACTGACCTTCAGCAGGTTGTGTATGAGCGCGGGGTACTTCATGTGCTGCTCTCTGCTAGCCGCGGCCAACCGCTGGATCCagagctggacacacacacacacacacacacacacacacatcagagctcAGGGTGAGTGACTGACAGGTGTGAGGTCACATGACTCGTCACGCACCTGCCTCATGCTGCGTCGCTTGGCCTTCCGAGCTTTACTGGCGTAGATGAACGCCCTGCGGACGGCGCGCACCGCCAGACTGTAGCAGCGGTTCTTCCTGCCGCGGAAATGCTGCAAAAGACACACTGGTTGGTTCCAGAACATTCCCAAAAGAGACAATATAACATGAGATGAACCGCGAGCCGGatgaaaatctattcaaatatgtgacgattcaaacCGGTTTAGATGCTAAACAGATCCAGATTCAGTTAGTGGTAGTTTATACGAGTGTGTGTCTGAGGAGagcttactgtctttagaaaagtttagatggctttttttttttttttttctgttcacctTGTCTCTATATaaagcatattaaagttcataagtgcatcgctgctttgtttacagcggtaaccaaggaaacgctttaaggtCCGCCCACTGCAGTGTTCATAAGtgttttgtttacagcggtaaccaaggaaacgctttaagcttgtgctctaccagttgagctccAGGAACACTAACGCTTTAAGCTCCGCCCACTGGCAGACAGTGAATCTGTTTCTCCttcagctcgtctgctgtttgtttcatgaagatattttttatgcatagtttcacaaaactccattcatttcaaaatgataCAATCTACAATTTAGAtgaaaaactgctcatgttgcacgTGTGCAGCATCTTTGtctggatcatgattaaaatgcagggGTTGCCTCTCATTCTGAAcagaaagagcacagacaaagccttattttgtttatatgaagagaagtctttcatttgtgttatttatttgatttggggcttgttttaaaaatacaatttaatttttttatttacacttacATTAAAttgagtcatttagcagatgctttcatccaaagccacttacagatgaggacaacagaagcaatctaAACCAACAAGAGTAAAGATCTGCAAGTgctatattagaatattattacagtgttatatttcaatttcacaaagaaatgtgcagcataTTGCCCAAGCaacaataaaaggacacatttccATTATAATGTCTTAAATCTAATTTTACAAAAatcgaatcgaactgaatcatgaGTCGAGTGAATCGTCACATCACGAATCACAGCGGAAAGTTTCCTTTATCTGAATATAACGCTCCCAGAACATTACTGGGTAACAGTCTCCAGCTCCGCGTGCGACTCTGCTTCGggtctcagacacacacacacacacacactctcacacacacacacacactctctcacccgCGCGCTCTTCAGCAGCTCCTGGACTCTCCAGTACCGGTCCGGTCCGCGGTTCCGGGTCCAGCAGGACAGCGTGAGGAACACCATGATGATCGACCAGAGTGACCTCAGCCTCTCGTGCGCTGCTGTGTGTGCCTGCACCGGAGGAGACGTGACGTCACATCCGGGTCATACGAGCGGGACAAAATAAAAGTTCGATGTAACGCTTTTATATCTGGTAATTCAAAATTCTAATATTATTCATTATCAAATGTACTTTATGCCTAagaaataacattatatatatatacatatgcagtgttcatcatttatgctgcagcgcccggggagcagttaaacaTAATTACAGAAATACACATTCAAAATGAGTCGCATAATTATTGaacaccatgtttttttttacattttcttaaatttgCAAAGTGAAGTTCATAATTTTCAGAACTGTTCCAGATTTACGCCTTTGACagatatacattatatacaccGAATATAATTCTGTATTATCTGACAGCTCATATTAGCAACCGAAAGctataacatataataaaatacactaaaaagtaatcaaaactatatgaacatatttaaaacacaataaaataaaattaaaataaaagcagaaaatataaaaataataaaagtataacaGTATTtcattgatactaaaataacactggttaataatagaaataatgcaGCTTTTACTATGaactatttcatttattaaatattctaaTCATAGATTATTTATAACATATCATCTGCATGAGTGATCAAATATAATGTTTCAGAATGAATGAAAACAACCCTAGGGTAGGAGTCAAACTGTCTAACCACTGCCATGACTTCTACGTTTAATACGATCGGTTATGAATCATGTATGTGTGGTACATCAGCATCTAAAGAtgagtttaaactcagagtttaaatcagtttaaaataATCCATTAGTTGGGAAGATAAGAACCGTAGTAAGTAATGGTCACACGTTCTCTACACATGACTGAAGCTCGATAAAGGAGAGTGAATATTGCGGAGAGGAAGAAACAGACCGTGTTTTATTGCTTTGACAGAAGTGTGGATCACAGAAAGACATTCTACAGAATAGAGTAAGAGAGAATATTCCTTAAAAATCTGCAGATGATAAGGGTTGGAGTCTActtctagagcagtggttcccaacctttttcagctcgagacccacacaaccacacacacacgtttctggAGAACACTGCAAAACAATTCACTgacccgctattgttgggttaataacttagtattCAGAAGCTaggttgttaactgtatttattgaatgaactagggctgtgcgatatggacaaaaaagacaaaagaaaaaaactttcgcgatttctttgatcaattttgagattgtgacacacaccgatatgcttttacagtcataaatgcattcaggattaatttgcaacatatttccaaaagaaaaccaataagAACTTtgtcaaaaagttgtaacgtctctagaacagacataagtcaaaataatcactatagtaaagatgtaacaaaatgtatagacttatcccgttaacatgggctcagaaaaagGCGTTAggatatgcccagtctgttctgttctcgcgctaggagcaacgcattctgattggatcagacAGAACACTGCTGGAGGTCAGGGCCGTGGGAAATCGTGCACGCTCcaatcgtgattttatgacaaTTTGTTTAACAGCACATTCCTAGAATGGActtgaaatgaacagaaaataattggcggcccacctgcaataccacaggTTGAATACCACAGTTCTAGAGTATTTAGGATCAACAAGACTAATAAATAGATCTTGAGAAATATacgtttattgattttatttgtttaaaggtCTATTTTTTTTCCGTGTATAGTGATTTAGATCCTAAGTCCACACTCCATAGAGCTGATTACCACCCGCCAATACAaacagaagaggaggaagaggaagaggaagaggaagggtCAGATGTCCGGGGTCAAGGTGAGATCAGATCTGATGAGTTATTGTgcttaatgatgacagaatgagaCGACAAGCTGCTGTTTGTATATTGTACAGTGATGTACATCTAcaacatatttcagcttttacaCGCAATAATATTCACCAGTGTTACTGTGGTGTAGTCACTGTCAGGGTGTCGTTCCGTCGCTGGACACTAGAGGTCAGTGTCTGTCTTCTgattgacggcacccattcactgcagagcatccattgatgagacactgatgcagtgctacatttctacaaacctgatgaacaAACACACTCCTCCTGATGGTGTATGTGACGTGTGTTGGTGTTTGTGtgaactctctctctgtgtgtgtgtgtgtgtgtgtgtgtgtctgttgatTCAGAGACGTCTTTAAGATCTTTGACTCGTTGTATCAGCAGATCTTATGCATATTAATTAAACACATGCTTGTAGTTCTGTGTCAGTTTCATTTCTACAAAAGCCATCGAGTGTTTGATGAACGTTCTCCTCAGGTTTGCTgtcaaaccccccccccccccatgaatATTTTAATCTCTGAACGGAAGTCGGGTTATTGGTCATTTTCAAACGTGACAcaaattaaaacatgaatatttgAGCTGCTTTGTATTCTTAATCTCCAgctttatcatatatatataatagtttttattactgTACTCAATTTTCTGCGTTTTTATGTGGGGAACTTTCACTTAACTACATTATAtcatactttttatttaactatatttaacaaaaacataccGTTTATCATTATGTCGAATTGAAGAAACTGAAGTTCAGTCTGTAGTTTTGTAGTTCGGAGTCACGTGATGAACAACAAAAATGAGTGATTTAAACAAAAGCTAGTAAACAGAAATCTGGGAAGTGGGCTTTATGAGCGTTTTATATGGCATGTTTGGTTTTATAAAGATAAATTGGAGTTCCATTCACGGTTTTGGATGAGGTTTCACATTCTCCGCGGGGCGCGTGGGCGGGGCCTGGGGGCGATGGGCGGAGTCAGAGGCGGGGCGAAGCTGAAACTTCAGACACGCTGAGATCTGAGCATCACTCGAGGAATAAAGCACTGAATTAAAGGTGAGCACATTCATTCTctatgttctatatatatatgtacgggTTTTTAAGTCCCACATCTGCATGTTTTACGCGTGTCTGCATGTCCTCTGACTCATAGTTTGATGTAGGTGCAAATGAAGCTT from Carassius gibelio isolate Cgi1373 ecotype wild population from Czech Republic chromosome A22, carGib1.2-hapl.c, whole genome shotgun sequence encodes the following:
- the mrpl20 gene encoding 39S ribosomal protein L20, mitochondrial → MVFLTLSCWTRNRGPDRYWRVQELLKSARHFRGRKNRCYSLAVRAVRRAFIYASKARKAKRRSMRQLWIQRLAAASREQHMKYPALIHNLLKCSVELNRRVLCDLSITEPRSFQALTALAHARRTEGLRAALGEGAEPPGVFSRITQLQGISQSQRS